One window of the Cryptomeria japonica chromosome 7, Sugi_1.0, whole genome shotgun sequence genome contains the following:
- the LOC131069223 gene encoding cinnamoyl-CoA reductase 1: MKQQGTVCVTGAGGFIGSWLVKMLLTKGYTVRGAVRNPDDGKYEHLRALEGGKERLHLVKADILDYHSLIEVIKGCDGVFHLACLLTDDPEQVIEPTVKGTANVLEACAECGVKRIVLTSSIGAVYMDPKRDPHHVLDETCWSDLDYCIQTKNWYCYAKTVAEKAAWKAAQERNLDMVVINPCLVLGPLLQSSINASTAHIMKYLTGSAKTYANLTQAYVDVRDVAEAHILVYETPSACGRYLCAESNMHRAQLVQMLSELFPHYPAPTKCSDEKNPMIEPYKFSTQKLRELGLSFTPIKKCLIDTVVSLQDKGFLP; this comes from the exons ATGAAGCAGCAAGGAACAGTTTGTGTAACAGGCGCTGGAGGATTCATTGGCTCCTGGCTTGTAAAGATGTTGTTGACCAAGGGCTATACTGTTAGAGGAGCAGTCCGTAATCCTG ATGATGGAAAGTATGAGCATCTGAGAGCCCTGGAAGGAGGCAAAGAAAGGCTTCACCTTGTCAAAGCTGATATTCTTGATTATCACAGCTTGATTGAAGTTATTAAAGGATGTGATGGTGTGTTTCACTTGGCATGCCTTCTTACAGATGACCCA GAACAAGTTATAGAGCCAACAGTAAAAGGAACGGCCAATGTGTTGGAAGCCTGTGCAGAATGTGGAGTAAAGCGCATAGTATTGACTTCTTCAATTGGTGCAGTTTACATGGACCCAAAAAGAGATCCCCACCATGTCCTGGATGAAACTTGCTGGAGTGATTTAGATTATTGCATTCAAACCAAA AACTGGTACTGCTATGCCAAAACTGTTGCAGAGAAAGCTGCATGGAAGGCAGCCCAAGAGAGGAATTTGGATATGGTGGTGATAAACCCATGTTTAGTTTTGGGTCCATTGTTGCAGTCTTCCATCAATGCCAGCACTGCTCATATTATGAAATACTTGACTG GTTCTGCAAAAACATATGCAAACCTAACTCAAGCATATGTGGACGTGAGAGATGTTGCAGAGGCTCATATATTGGTGTATGAGACACCATCAGCCTGTGGGCGTTATCTGTGTGCAGAAAGCAATATGCACAGAGCTCAACTGGTCCAAATGTTGTCTGAATTGTTTCCACACTACCCAGCTCCTACAAA GTGTTCAGACGAAAAAAATCCAATGATAGAGCCGTACAAATTCTCTACTCAGAAGCTCAGAGAACTGGGTCTTTCATTTACGCCTATAAAGAAGTGCCTGATTGACACAGTAGTGAGCTTACAGGACAAGGGATTTCTTCCCTAA